AGGGTTTCGTACCATTCTCTTAAGTCGTCATTGGTCAACGTTTGATCGCAGTCTAAAAAGTCTGGAATCTTGAGAAATTCCAAGACTAACAGGGTAGGAATTAAGCTTTTGGTGAAATCGGGAAGGAAAACACGGCCGTCTGATTTTTCCCCTAAGCGATCGATTCGCTTCTGTTCTCTAGCCTTTAAAAAAGGTTTTCCGGTGGTTAGGTAATAGTGCAAGGTTAACTCGCTAAACCATCCCTCACTATCCCTTTTGATGTCGGTAGTGGTAATTTTTTCCGTGAGGTATCGCCGGCATAACTGCCCTTTTCTTAACTGGTAACGCTGATCAGCAGTGCGATCGCTTTGGTTTCGGAGTTTCTCTAATTCCGAGTCGCTAGGATTCACGGCATCGGCGATCGCTTCCCTCTCAGTTTCGAGAGATTCATCTCTTGTCAGAGTCATCATCCAAGCAGCGTCATCCGTGACCGTTTCCCCGGGGTCATCGGGGTTAACCAATTGATACCCCTCACTGAGTAGGCGATCGACAATGGTATCAGCAAAGTGCCAAGCGTCGGAATTGCGCTCGATCGCATACTCGGCCCACGTTGTGACTAAGGCTGCCGATTCCCCTTCATAAAGAGAGATATGGTCAAGGTCGCTTAATTCTCGGAAAATAGCGCTTGCTTTTCGCTTCTCACCCCTCAACAAGTCCCGGACGTTAAGGCTGCCGTTCCCGGTAAAATTCGTGTGAGTTTTGGGAGCAAACAAGTGCCGGGGAACGTTCGATCGAACGCGGTCTAACCCTTGGCATACCCCGTCAACGGATTGGGCTTGACTAGCAAAACACCAAACACTGTCAAAGTCTGAATTGTCGATGCTGATCCCAGTTTCGAGAATTGGGCTAACTATGGGTATATCTATTTTGGGCAGCAAGTCCCGGAGGTTGTCTTCTATCTTGTAGGCTTGATGGTTAGGATCGGCCGTTGTCTCGCTGTCTATACCGAGAGGGAAGCGATCCGGACAATGCTGCTTAATATTTTTCACTAAATTTTGCGTACTGGTCTTAGATGACGCGGCCTGACTGCCGGTAAGAATCAAGGGACGGCCTCCCTTATGGATATGGTCCAGCAATGCGGCCAGCATTTTAGCCTTGGACTCATACCCGAAAAGCGATCGAGGGGTTTCCCTGATATAGGTATTTTGTACTATCCAAGTCTCTACTGGTATCCCTAGAAGCTTTTGGATAAAAGCGATCGATCGCTTAGATAGATAGGCATCGCATAAAATTATTTTTCCCCCACCGGCGATCGCTTCCCTGAGTAAATCTCTGAAAGTCTCTAGGATAGTTCCCCGATAACGTTTCAAGCCGTCAAGGGAGCTATTAAGCAGGTAGTCCAATGATTGTTCAATTTCATCCAAAGGAAT
The sequence above is a segment of the Microcystis wesenbergii NRERC-220 genome. Coding sequences within it:
- a CDS encoding plasmid replication protein, CyRepA1 family, which produces MLKASYGDIKREFTEGSAIAPDVFDTAVTIIPDILIDDVTREVVETPIADLLGYRYTRFTDQAKPNLLAAVFSQETGEAWQLKIFGDSRDGKKSGQYLAPKGIGDKAYFSPIPDRIAKAIAQSHNLTPPGKDETFWEWFQNHPEIPLTLTEGGKKALSVISLNQPTISLYGCQCGAKSKDEKGRDKPLFLLPELQPYVKGRKVAIAFDRDSKPSTIKKVESGIYKLAIAIKKAGGRPYVATWDPTDGKGIDDIHARKGRDFVLEILDNAISFDTWKGKNKRDISDIVDMSLNQQFLTLEDLKIPENAQLICIKSGKGTGKTEVLRAIAEQAGREGIAVLPIGHRVKLLSELCQRLGIDYRTDKSETKSYLGYALCFNSLHSQANPPFKPENWHGAYIPLDEIEQSLDYLLNSSLDGLKRYRGTILETFRDLLREAIAGGGKIILCDAYLSKRSIAFIQKLLGIPVETWIVQNTYIRETPRSLFGYESKAKMLAALLDHIHKGGRPLILTGSQAASSKTSTQNLVKNIKQHCPDRFPLGIDSETTADPNHQAYKIEDNLRDLLPKIDIPIVSPILETGISIDNSDFDSVWCFASQAQSVDGVCQGLDRVRSNVPRHLFAPKTHTNFTGNGSLNVRDLLRGEKRKASAIFRELSDLDHISLYEGESAALVTTWAEYAIERNSDAWHFADTIVDRLLSEGYQLVNPDDPGETVTDDAAWMMTLTRDESLETEREAIADAVNPSDSELEKLRNQSDRTADQRYQLRKGQLCRRYLTEKITTTDIKRDSEGWFSELTLHYYLTTGKPFLKAREQKRIDRLGEKSDGRVFLPDFTKSLIPTLLVLEFLKIPDFLDCDQTLTNDDLREWYETL